From Gottschalkiaceae bacterium SANA:
TATGGTTTATAGAATGTAGTAGGAATCCTGAAAAAATAACCTTAGTCGAATTGTAAGGTGAAGGGTAGGGCAGAATAATAGGATAAATAAACCAAGATACAAGGAGGTGTAGGATGAATATTGCAATGCTGATTATTGATTTGCAGAAGGGCGTTCTGGAATCTGAGGAGAGCAAAGAGACAGTAAAAAAGCAGTCGAGTACATCAATGAAGTGAATGGATATTTTCGAAAAGCAAAAAAACCAGTCATTGTGATTCAAGATATGGAAGTTGATGGAGGCTAGGGTCCGAAGGCTATGAATTAATTGAGGATTTGCGTCCTCTCTTTTGCAGCATGGTGTTGCAGGGATGACCAAAAAGGGTGTTCGTGATACACAGATATTGCGGCCCGTAATTAGTTATGAAGCACTCAAGTTTCTGTTTAAGGAATAAATAGAAAGAGGCAGCAAGGAGCCTATTAAGTAAGTGTTGAGTCTACAAAAGACCTCCATGAAATTTTCATGGAGGTCTTTTGTAAATTCATTTATTTTAGTCTTTTGTGAACCATCTCGCCTTGAACCCAGACTTCACGGATATTTTCTGGGCGGGCCAGGTATAAGATTTTTTGGAATTGATCTTCTAGATCTTCATTTGAAGAAAAGATTGGCAATTTTGCGGATGGGATTTTTGTGTCAACAATCTGCACATCCCATGCATAGTTTTCCTCCAAACGGCCGATGGGAAGGCTCAAGCTCTCACCGCCGCCAGCAGTGGCAAGATAAAAGGCTTCATTCATGGTGATTCGCGAGCCGGGTTTGCCACGCTTTTCAGCAGGAAGGGCCGGGTTTACGCCATCTTCCAGCATGCGCGAGGACATTACAGCTTGGCGAATATTGTCGTAAAGGCTTGGAGAGAAACCACCAGACAAGTCGGTGTCCAGACCGATTTGAACCCCCATCCCTTGAAGATGTGCAAGAGGAAGAACACTATTGGCAAAGTAGGCATTCGACAGGGGACTGTGGGCGATGGCTGTACCTGTTTTTGCAAATAAAGCAGCATCGTTGTCGTCCAAGAAATTGCAATGCGCCATCACTGATTTATCGGTCAATAAGCCAAAGTCGTTTAATGCAAAGGCATCGTGTTTGTTAAATCGATCGATTACGTATTTATGGGCCCAATCGCTTTCGCTGCAATGGGATTGAATATGGGTATTGTACTTGGCGGCTAATTCACCCAACCCTTTTAATGCTCCGTCTGTGCAGCTTGGGATAAAGCGAGGAGTTACAACGGGGTAAACGCCTTGTTTGGTGGATTTTGATAATTTCCGAACAGCTAAAATAAATTCCTCGGTGTCTTGCAAGGCGGTTTCTGTTGTAAGATCGCGGTAATAGGGTGGATTTTGCTCTGAATCATCCATTACCACTTTTCCAACCAAGCCGCGTTGTCCTTTTTCTGCACAAATTTCAGCCAACAATAAACTGGCATCCTTGTGAACCGTTGCAAAGTATTGCACGGTTGTTGTTCCATTCGTTAATAATGTTCTGACCAAATCTTCGTAAACAAGTTTTGCAAAGTCGAGGTTACAAAATTTGGATTCCAAAGGGAAGGTGTACTTGTTAAGCCATTCATAAAGGGGAATATCCAACGCGATTCCGGCTTGCGCCCATTGTGGCGCGTGAACATGCAAGTCGATAAATCCAGGCAAGAAAACTTGCCCATCGGCCAAACAATGAAAATGATCTGCATCTTGATGGATGTCGAGAAGGGGTTGATAGTCTTTGCTTTCCGGTGAAACAACCCTTTCAATCATCCCTTGTGTATTGATGAAGAAGAGATGGTCCTCTAATACTTGTACTTCTTTTGGTGACCTGCTTGAAAATGCAGTTCCTTTAAATATGCTTGCGTAATGGGTCATGAGGTCCTCCTTATTAGTTGTCGTTTATTGGAATCGATGGTAAATGGCCAGAAGGCTATCAAGAAATGCGAAGAAGACAAGTGACGAGTTTGAATCATTTTTACTTTGAGCATACTTCTTGACCGGCAATTCGACCAAATACAATGCATTCCGTTACTGCACAGCTGCCAAGACGGCTAGCTCCATGTACGCCTCCTGCAACTTCTCCGGCGGCATAAAGACCTTCAATGACGTGCCCATGGTAGTCAAGGACCTGTGCTTTTTCAGTGATTCCCAAACCGCCCATAACAAAATGAACTTTGGGCCAAAGTTTCATGGCATAAAAGGGTGGTTCTTGAATGGGAGCGGCATCTTTAACAATCATTTTGCCAAAGTCCGGATCAAGGCCCGATTCAACATATTGGTTAAAGGTATGAATCGTATCCTGAAGATCAAGGGAATTCAAGGCATAGTAAGCCGCTAGATCATCTAGGGAAGAAAATGTTTTAACAACCCCTTTTTTCATTGCTCTTGTGAGATCCCAGCCTGCATGTTGAACAGCATGATGATCAGCGATTCCGACACATGGATGGCCAAGGGAAAGAAGGGCGTCGCTGATGATTTTCCGATCACCAAGTTCATTAACAATACGTTTTGCGTTTTTGGGATTGATGATGACACCATATTGAAATAGAATATAGTCGGCAAAAAGTGGTCCATCGCCGTAGCCTTTTTCGTCAGGAGAAGACCAGGCTCCCAATTGTATTTGTGACAATTGAACAGCAGAAGCATGGATGGCCAAGGCAGCCTTGAGTGCTTCTGCAGTGGCAAAGGGCTTGTTTGTAGTGTCAATTTCGGCTGTTAGTCGTGGATCTTGCAATTGTCTAAAGGGAACATCGGCGCCATAGCCACCGGTTGCAAGAATCACCCCTTTTTTCGTTTTTACGTTTTTTACGATTCCAGTCTTCTTTTTGTAATCATATTGATCCAAGAGTGAAGCACCGATTATTTTTCCTTCATCATCTACAATGAAGGATTGAAATGAGGTGCAATAGTGAATGGGAATCCCTAAGGATTTTGTTTTTTGAATCATTCTTTTTATCATGGTAGCCCCGCTCTTTCTTTCAGGCGTATAACAACGCGCAACGGAATGACCGCCAAATTGATCGACACGATCTATATAGGGCACTTGTAATTCATCGATTGTCCACTGAAATGCATCTTTTGCATTTGCAACAAGAGTATGTAAAAGATTTGGAAAATTGAGTCCCAATCCAGCATGCAGCATATCTTGGTACATCAAAGCTTCGTTATCTTGAATCCCTTCCTTCTTTTGAAGACAAGTGTTTGGTGCAGCAATGCCTCCATCACTGATGATGGAATTTCCGCCATAGCTATGCATTTTTTCAATAATAAGCACATCTGCATCATGGATGCTTGCCTCAATGGCAGCTGAAAGGCCTGCAAAACCAGTGCCGACAACAAGAACATCGACCGTGTGGTGCCATCTTATATTTTCCTTGTTCATTTATACTCCCCCTAGTCTTGCATTGGATATATTAAGTATACTATATCTCTTGATAGATTAAATGGATTTAGGATCTAACGGGGTATATAGATCCGTGATAG
This genomic window contains:
- the guaD gene encoding guanine deaminase, with translation MTHYASIFKGTAFSSRSPKEVQVLEDHLFFINTQGMIERVVSPESKDYQPLLDIHQDADHFHCLADGQVFLPGFIDLHVHAPQWAQAGIALDIPLYEWLNKYTFPLESKFCNLDFAKLVYEDLVRTLLTNGTTTVQYFATVHKDASLLLAEICAEKGQRGLVGKVVMDDSEQNPPYYRDLTTETALQDTEEFILAVRKLSKSTKQGVYPVVTPRFIPSCTDGALKGLGELAAKYNTHIQSHCSESDWAHKYVIDRFNKHDAFALNDFGLLTDKSVMAHCNFLDDNDAALFAKTGTAIAHSPLSNAYFANSVLPLAHLQGMGVQIGLDTDLSGGFSPSLYDNIRQAVMSSRMLEDGVNPALPAEKRGKPGSRITMNEAFYLATAGGGESLSLPIGRLEENYAWDVQIVDTKIPSAKLPIFSSNEDLEDQFQKILYLARPENIREVWVQGEMVHKRLK
- a CDS encoding flavocytochrome c, with amino-acid sequence MNKENIRWHHTVDVLVVGTGFAGLSAAIEASIHDADVLIIEKMHSYGGNSIISDGGIAAPNTCLQKKEGIQDNEALMYQDMLHAGLGLNFPNLLHTLVANAKDAFQWTIDELQVPYIDRVDQFGGHSVARCYTPERKSGATMIKRMIQKTKSLGIPIHYCTSFQSFIVDDEGKIIGASLLDQYDYKKKTGIVKNVKTKKGVILATGGYGADVPFRQLQDPRLTAEIDTTNKPFATAEALKAALAIHASAVQLSQIQLGAWSSPDEKGYGDGPLFADYILFQYGVIINPKNAKRIVNELGDRKIISDALLSLGHPCVGIADHHAVQHAGWDLTRAMKKGVVKTFSSLDDLAAYYALNSLDLQDTIHTFNQYVESGLDPDFGKMIVKDAAPIQEPPFYAMKLWPKVHFVMGGLGITEKAQVLDYHGHVIEGLYAAGEVAGGVHGASRLGSCAVTECIVFGRIAGQEVCSK